In Oncorhynchus mykiss isolate Arlee chromosome 1, USDA_OmykA_1.1, whole genome shotgun sequence, the following proteins share a genomic window:
- the mlh1 gene encoding DNA mismatch repair protein Mlh1 gives MSGVIRRLDETVVNRIAAGEVIQRPANAIKELLENCLDAKSTNIQVTVKEGGLKLIQIQDNGTGIRKEDMEIVCERFTTSKLQTFEDLNAISTYGFRGEALASISHVAHVTITTKTADAKCAYRATYCDGKLKTQPKPCAGNQGTQITAEDLFYNVSTRRKALKSPSEEYSRIVEVVSRYAIHNSGKSFAVKKQGETMADVRTLPNASILDNIRVVFGNTVSRELIEVGCEDQKLAYKLKGHISNANYSVKKCILILFINHRLVESSALKKAIETVYAAYLPKNSHPFLYLSLEIAPHNIDVNVHPTKHEVHFLHEDCIIESVQRQIESKLLGSNSSRTYFTQTLLPGLSVSTSEGKSSSNSTGDSERVYAHQMVRTDSRAQKLDAFLQPASKLASTPTANPNGQSRGEPVTTNDMEEMDNAEILEEQAPGATEDGEGTSRNTPADLPRKRPRAGQDKEQEDLTAAATTRRRAIKLSSVKELRDDIAEHAHKGLQEMLQNHSFVGCVNPQWTLIQHHTKLYLLNTTKLSQELFYQILIYDFGNFGILRLSEPAPLYDLAMLALDSEESGWSEEDGPKEGLAQYIVDFLKKKSEMLEDYFSMEIDQEGNLTGLPLLLDKYTPPMEGLPMFILRLATEVNWDNEKDCFRDFSKECSQFYSIRKQYVLELEPGEEEQDAELNSWRWKVEHLLFKSFRSLFSPPKHFSEDGSVLQIANLPDLYKVFERC, from the exons TTTAGATGCCAAGTCCACCAACATACAGGtgactgtgaaggaggggggtcTGAAACTTATCCAGATACAAGACAATGGCACTGGCATCAGg AAAGAAGATATGGAAATAGTATGTGAACGGTTTACAACAAGCAAGCTCCAGACTTTTGAGGACCTCAACGCCATCTCAACCTATGGTTTCCGAGGAGAG gcACTTGCCAGTATAAGCCATGTTGCCCATGTGACCATAACAACCAAAACGGCTGACGCCAAGTGTGCTTACAG AGCCACCTACTGCGATGGGAAACTAAAGACCCAACCCAAACCCTGCGCTGGAAACCAGGGGACACAGATCACT GCGGAGGATCTGTTTTATAACGTGTCCACCAGGAGGAAAGCACTGAAGAGCCCCAGTGAGGAGTACTCCAGGATTGTGGAGGTGgtgagcag GTATGCCATACACAACTCTGGGAAAAGCTTTGCTGTCAAAAAG CAAGGCGAGACCATGGCAGACGTCAGGACCCTACCCAACGCCTCCATACTGGATAATATCCGTGTGGTGTTCGGCAATACAGTCAGCAG gGAGCTGATTGAAGTGGGCTGTGAGGATCAGAAGCTTGCCTATAAGCTGAAGGGCCACATCTCCAACGCCAACTACTCAGTGAAGAAGTGCATCCTCATCCTCTTCATCAATC ATCGTCTGGTTGAATCGAGTGCCTTAAAAAAAGCCATTGAGACCGTTTATGCTGCATACCTTCCCAAGAACTCTCACCCATTTCTATATCTCAG CCTGGAGATTGCCCCTCATAACATCGACGTGAATGTCCACCCTACCAAACACGAGGTGCACTTCCTCCACGAAGACTGTATCATCGAGAGCGTTCAAAGACAGATAGAGAGCAAACTCCTGGGCTCCAACTCCTCACGCACGTACTTCACACAG ACTTTGCTGCCTGGGCTGTCTGTCTCCACCAGCGAGGGGAAGTCTTCCTCCAACTCCACAGGGGACAGTGAGCGGGTCTACGCCCATCAGATGGTCAGGACCGACAGTAGAGCCCAAAAGCTGGACGCCTTTCTCCAGCCGGCGTCCAAGCTGGCCTCTACTCCCACCGCCAACCCTAATGGGCAGAGCAGGGGGGAACCTGTGACCACCAATGACATGGAAGAGATGGACAACGCAGAGATCCTGGAGGAACAGGCGCCAGGTGCCACAGAGGATGGGGAGGGAACCAGCCGAAATACCCCAGCTGATCTCCCCAG GAAGCGTCCCCGTGCCGGTCAGGACAAGGAGCAGGAGGACCTGACTGCTGCAGCCACAACCAGGAGACGAGCCATCAAGCTGAGCAGTGTGAAGGAGCTGAGAGATGACATCGCTGAGCACGCACACAAAG GTCTTCAAGAGATGCTTCAGAATCACTCGTTTGTGGGCTGTGTCAACCCCCAGTGGACTCTGATCCAGCACCATACCAAACTGTACCTTCTCAACACCACCAAACTCAG CCAGGAGCTATTCTACCAAATTTTGATCTACGACTTCGGTAACTTTGGCATCTTGAGGTTATCT GAGCCTGCGCCACTCTATGACCTGGCCATGCTGGCTCTGGACTCCGAGGAGAGCGGCTGGTCGGAGGAGGACGGGCCCAAGGAGGGTCTGGCCCAATACATAGTTGACTTCTTGAAGAAGAAATCTGAGATGCTGGAGGACTACTTCTCCATGGAGATCGACCAG GAAGGAAATCTCACCGGTTTGCCATTGCTGCTTGACAAGTACACCCCTCCTATGGAGGGTCTGCCCATGTTCATCCTACGTTTGGCTACTGAG GTGAACTGGGACAATGAGAAGGACTGCTTCAGAGACTTCAGCAAGGAGTGCAGCCAGTTCTACTCTATCAGGAAACAGTATGTCCTGGAGCTGGAGccgggagaggaggagcag GATGCAGAGCTGAACTCGTGGCGTTGGAAGGTGGAGCATCTCCTGTTTAAATCCTTCCGGAGCCTCTTCAGTCCCCCTAAACACTTCAGTGAGGATGGCAGCGTACTCCAGATTGCTAATCTACCAGACCTCTACAAAGTATTTGAGCGATGCTAA